A stretch of the Lactuca sativa cultivar Salinas chromosome 9, Lsat_Salinas_v11, whole genome shotgun sequence genome encodes the following:
- the LOC111919547 gene encoding somatic embryogenesis receptor kinase 1: MRRNSVMSFVGRLITVVLLLILHVKLTNANVEGDALHSLRTNLEDPNSVLQSWDPTLVNPCTWFHVTCNNDNSVIRVDLGNAALSGTLVPQLGLLKNLQYLELYSNNLSGPIPSDLGNLTNLVSLDLYLNDFSGPIPVTLGKLSKLRFLRLNNNSLTGPIPMPLTNITSLQVLDLSNNRLSGPVPDSGSFSLFTPISFANNLDLCGPVTGHPCPGSPPFSPPPPFVQPPPIATPVGKSATGAIAGGVAVGAALLFAAPAIAFAWWRRRKPQEYFFDVPAEEDPEVHLGQLKRFSLRELQVATDSFSNKNILGRGGFGKVYKGRLADGSLVAVKRLKEERTPGGELQFQTEVEMISMAVHRNLLRLRGFCMTPTERLLVYPYMANGSVASCLRERPPNEPPLDWPTRKRIALGSARGLSYLHDHCDPKIIHRDVKAANILLDEEFEAVVGDFGLAKLMDYKDTHVTTAVRGTIGHIAPEYLSTGKSSEKTDVFGYGIMLLELITGQRAFDLARLANDDDVMLLDWVKGLLKEKKLEMLVDPDLETNYVATEVEQLIQVALLCTQGSPMDRPKMSDVVRMLEGDGLAERWDEWQKVEVLRHELDLMPLPSSDWILDSTDNLHAVELSGPR; the protein is encoded by the exons ATGCGGAGAAATTCGGTGATGTCGTTTGTGGGAAGGTTGATCACAGTGGTTCTCCTTCTGATTCTTCATGTTAAGCTCACGAATGCAAATGTCGAAG GTGATGCTTTACATAGTTTAAGAACCAACTTAGAAGATCCCAATAGTGTTCTTCAAAGTTGGGATCCCACTCTTGTTAACCCCTGCACATGGTTTCATGTCACCTGTAATAATGATAACAGTGTCATACGAGT AGATTTGGGAAATGCAGCTCTTTCTGGAACTTTAGTCCCGCAACTTGGTCTACTAAAGAATCTGCAGTACTT AGAACTTTACAGCAATAATTTAAGTGGACCAATTCCTAGTGACCTTGGAAATCTAACAAACTTAGTGAGCTTAGATTTGTATCTCAATGATTTTTCTGGCCCAATTCCAGTCACATTGGGCAAGCTCTCCAAGCTGCGGTTTCT CCGACTCAACAACAACAGTTTGACTGGTCCAATTCCTATGCCATTGACCAATATCACATCCTTGCAAGTGCT TGATCTGTCAAACAATCGTCTATCGGGACCTGTTCCAGATAGTGGCTCATTCTCACTTTTTACACCAATCAG TTTTGCTAATAATCTGGATCTTTGTGGCCCGGTTACTGGACACCCATGTCCAGGTTCACCTCCGttttcaccaccaccaccatttgtCCAACCACCGCCTATTGCCACCCCAG TGGGAAAAAGTGCCACCGGAGCAATCGCCGGAGGAGTTGCAGTCGGGGCGGCGTTACTCTTTGCCGCCCCGGCCATCGCCTTCGCGTGGTGGCGGCGTCGGAAGCCTCAAGAATACTTCTTTGACGTGCCCG CTGAAGAAGACCCCGAAGTTCATTTGGGACAACTTAAAAGATTTTCTTTACGAGAATTACAAGTGGCAACCGATAGTTTCAGCAATAAAAACATATTGGGTAGGGGCGGTTTCGGAAAAGTCTACAAAGGGCGGTTAGCCGACGGCTCTTTGGTAGCTGTAAAACGGCTAAAAGAGGAGCGGACGCCAGGTGGCGAGCTTCAATTCCAAACGGAAGTCGAGATGATTAGCATGGCGGTTCACCGTAACCTCCTTAGATTACGTGGCTTTTGCATGACACCAACCGAAAGATTACTAGTTTACCCCTACATGGCAAACGGTAGTGTCGCTtcgtgtctaagag AACGGCCGCCGAATGAGCCGCCGTTGGATTGGCCGACACGTAAGCGGATTGCACTGGGGTCCGCAAGAGGGCTTTCGTATTTGCATGATCATTGTGACCCGAAGATTATACATCGTGATGTGAAAGCAGCTAATATTTTGTTGGATGAGGAGTTTGAAGCGGTTGTTGGTGATTTTGGTTTGGCTAAATTAATGGACTATAAAGATACGCATGTCACGACAGCTGTACGTGGGACAATTGGCCATATTGCCCCCGAGTATCTTTCAACCGGGAAATCATCGGAAAAAACCGATGTTTTTGGTTACGGGATTATGCTTTTGGAACTTATTACCGGTCAACGCGCGTTTGATCTTGCTCGGCTTGCCAATGATGATGATGTCATGTTACTTGATTGG GTGAAAGGGCTATTGAAAGAGAAGAAATTGGAGATGTTAGTGGACCCGGATTTAGAGACGAATTATGTGGCGACGGAAGTGGAGCAGTTGATCCAGGTGGCATTGCTATGTACACAAGGGTCACCGATGGACAGGCCAAAAATGTCGGATGTTGTACGGATGTTGGAAGGTGATGGGTTGGCGGAAAGATGGGATGAGTGGCAGAAGGTGGAGGTGCTCCGCCATGAACTTGATCTTATGCCGCTACCGAGTTCTGATTGGATTCTTGATTCAACTGATAACTTGCATGCGGTTGAATTATCGGGGCCTAGGTGA
- the LOC111919570 gene encoding transcription termination factor MTERF8, chloroplastic yields MFKIYRTIPFFFLRSHFQFSITSFSSSSSSTKITEIVSTNPVLNYLIDSLGFHEDDAIAVYSEVPHLKSTANSNLVVNIFKEYGLNNVQIRDIVSMAPRILTVKPNKTLEPKLKVFTELGLLGPDLVKLVKRNPLIFSRGLHTQIIPTVDYLRNLLGCDENVVKMINRSKWMLLPNSSLRRISANISLLKKYGLSDEKILKLLVTDPQRMKQTPELIESKLQYLEQKLGISRDSPLLIHALVAVMYRSESEIEKNLQVFRRFGWSDLEIGRLLKSQPYCLNKSEAYIVDKLNYFMKELKYTPSYLMGSTSFWTLSLEKRMKPRIEIIKILKKKELVKESLSLSTLVNYSESKFLGFLKNFESHIPGLCEIYKNRLKNSKVVE; encoded by the coding sequence ATGTTCAAAATCTATCGAACaattcctttcttcttcttgagATCACATTTCCAGTTCTCGATTACTTCCTTTTCATCCTCCTCGTCGTCTACAAAAATCACAGAAATCGTATCTACAAATCCCGTTTTAAATTACCTAATCGATTCTCTCGGATTCCATGAAGACGACGCCATTGCTGTTTATTCAGAGGTACCTCATCTCAAATCCACAGCCAATTCTAATTTAGTTGTTAACATCTTCAAAGAATACGGCTTAAACAACGTCCAGATCAGAGACATCGTCTCAATGGCTCCCAGAATTCTTACAGTCAAACCTAACAAAACCCTAGAACCGAAACTAAAGGTTTTCACGGAACTAGGGTTACTAGGGCCAGATCTCGTGAAGCTGGTTAAGAGGAATCCTCTTATTTTCTCCAGGGGGTTACATACGCAAATCATTCCTACTGTTGATTATCTTCGAAATTTACTCGGATGTGATGAGAACGTGGTTAAAATGATTAATAGATCAAAGTGGATGCTGTTACCCAACTCGTCTCTCAGAAGAATATCGGCAAACATATCATTGCTGAAAAAATACGGTCTATCCGATGAGAAAATCTTGAAGCTTTTAGTCACTGATCCTCAGCGTATGAAGCAGACACCGGAATTGATTGAAAGCAAGCTGCAATATCTTGAACAAAAATTAGGTATTTCTCGTGATTCACCTCTATTGATTCATGCATTGGTTGCTGTTATGTATCGTAGCGAATCAGAAATTGAGAAGAATCTACAAGTTTTTAGGAGATTTGGTTGGTCTGATTTGGAAATAGGTAGATTGCTCAAGTCTCAACCTTACTGTTTGAACAAATCGGAAGCTTACATTGTTGATAAATTGAACTATTTCATGAAGGAACTTAAGTATACTCCATCATACTTGATGGGTTCCACATCTTTCTGGACATTGAGTTTAGAGAAACGAATGAAACCAAGGATTGAAATTATCAAAATCTTGAAAAAGAAGGAACTGGTGAAAGAGTCATTATCTCTTAGTACACTTGTTAACTATTCTGAGTCGAAGTTTCTTGGTTTCTTGAAGAACTTTGAGAGTCACATACCTGGTTTATGTGAAATATATAAGAATAGATTGAAGAATTCGAAAGTAGTTGAATGA
- the LOC111919548 gene encoding transcription termination factor MTERF2, chloroplastic has product MKHTTITMFRFSAFFRSHAVRYSSLSPIHETPADRKPLLMVDYLVDSLHFSKQDAVAVSSKGKLTNLRSPINSDSVLNLLKSYGLDISQIRQIISSAPKILSCKASKTLEPKLKVFQELGLSGSDLVSLIKKNPEIFGYGLHTRIMPGLDLLKKLLGSDEKVIEVINKSRWLYVTTSSMKRLSTNISLLQTFGLSNERIMKFMLGNPEKLMADPKLLQSRLSYVEEKLGISRALPSFIHAASVVLWSSDSEVEKRMKIFKSFGWSDSEISLLFRNQPYVLNKSEGNIREKLEFFMKELGYTPAYLLSCNTFFTLSLNKRVIPRNTMLKILKEKKLVKDKLSLITIATYSEVKRLEEHSCN; this is encoded by the exons ATGAAACATACCACGATCACCATGTTCCGCTTCTCCGCCTTCTTCCGATCTCATGCTGTTCGCTACTCCTCATTGTCGCCCATTCATGAAACCCCCGCCGATCGGAAACCTCTTTTGATGGTCGATTATCTAGTCGATTCCCTCCACTTCTCCAAACAAGACGCCGTCGCCGTCTCCTCCAAAGGTAAACTAACCAATCTCAGATCCCCAATTAATTCCGATTCAGTTCTTAATCTCTTAAAAAGTTACGGATTAGACATTTCCCAGATCAGACAAATCATCTCTTCTGCTCCAAAAATCCTTAGTTGCAAAGCCAGCAAAACCCTAGAACCCAAACTCAAGGTTTTTCAGGAACTCGGGTTATCCGGGTCGGATCTTGTTAGTCTCATTAAGAAGAACCCTGAGATTTTCGGGTATGGTCTACATACCCGAATCATGCCTGGTCTCGATCTCCTTAAAAAGTTATTGGGTAGTGATGAAAAGGTGATTGAAGTTATCAACAAATCAAGATGGTTGTATGTGACAACTTCTTCCATGAAACGACTATCAACAAACATCTCGCTGTTGCAGACATTTGGTTTATCAAACGAGAGAATCATGAAGTTCATGTTAGGTAACCCTGAAAAGCTCATGGCAGATCCAAAACTGCTCCAAAGTAGGCTGAGTTATGTAGAAGAGAAATTGGGAATTTCGCGTGCGTTACCTAGTTTTATTCATGCTGCAAGTGTAGTGTTATGGTCTAGTGATTCAGAAGTAGAGAAAAGGATGAAAATCTTTAAGAGTTTTGGTTGGTCTGATTCGGAGATTTCTTTGTTGTTTAGGAATCAACCTTATGTGTTGAACAAATCCGAAGGTAACATTCGTGAAAAGTTGGAATTTTTCATGAAGGAACTTGGGTATACACCTGCATACTTGTTGAGCTGCAACACTTTTTTCACGTTAAGTTTGAATAAAAGGGTTATACCGAGGAACACGATGTTGAAAATCTTGAAAGAGAAGAAGTTAGTGAAGGATAAGTTATCTCTTATTACAATTGCAACTTACTCTGAG GTAAAGCGACTTGAAGAACATTCATGTAATTGA
- the LOC111919549 gene encoding transcription termination factor MTERF4, chloroplastic yields MFYLRSHVGREIFSIYQFRSHLFYSTATKLSPVDESTSAKRIEFVDFLINTLGFSKESAISSSSKVRRLKTTRNCDSVIRILKNCGFDNAQIKDIVAWVPKVLLYRANETLEPKIRVFLELGLTGPDLISLLKRNPCLFDLGLHSRIIPTIDYLRVLLGTNEKVVETINRSRWLFSTSIALKMFSDNVLLLQTYGFSNEQISKFVHKNAMHFTQPPDWLTSKLNWIEGKVGISRDSTEFFRCFHAIASSSLSGMDKKMEVYKSFGFSDTELSTLFKNQPYCFALSEDTIRNKLSFFMNELGYTPSYLVTCPSLFSLSLEKRVKPRNKVLEILKERMLDERKSLITLVSYPELRFQDFLRRFEDKIPSLYQTYISSMR; encoded by the coding sequence ATGTTCTACCTCCGTAGCCACGTCGGGCGAGAGATTTTCTCAATCTATCAATTCAGATCTCATCTTTTCTACTCAACAGCAACTAAACTTTCCCCTGTTGATGAATCTACATCTGCTAAAAGAATCGAATTTGTCGATTTCCTCATCAACACACTCGGATTCTCCAAAGAATCCGCCATTTCCTCCTCATCAAAGGTACGCCGTTTGAAAACCACTCGAAATTGTGATTCAGTTATTCGTATCCTCAAAAATTGCGGCTTCGATAACGCCCAGATCAAAGACATAGTCGCATGGGTACCAAAAGTTCTACTATACAGAGCAAACGAAACCCTagaacccaaaattagggtttttctcgaaCTCGGGCTGACCGGGCCGGATCTAATAAGTCTTCTCAAGAGAAACCCTTGCTTATTCGATTTGGGTTTACATTCACGAATAATACCCACCATTGATTACCTTCGAGTCCTTCTGGGAACTAACGAAAAAGTGGTGGAAACTATTAACAGATCAAGATGGTTGTTTTCAACATCTATTGCTTTAAAGATGTTTTCAGACAATGTCTTGCTCTTACAAACTTATGGTTTCTCAAATGAGCAAATCAGTAAATTTGTTCATAAGAATGCTATGCATTTCACACAACCACCCGATTGGTTAACAAGTAAACTGAATTGGATAGAGGGAAAAGTAGGCATTTCCCGTGATTCAACTGAGTTTTTTCGTTGTTTTCATGCAATTGCTTCAAGTAGTCTTTCAGGAATGGATAAAAAGATGGAAGTTTACAAGAGTTTTGGGTTTTCTGATACTGAATTATCTACATTGTTTAAGAACCAGCCTTACTGTTTTGCTTTATCAGAAGATACAATTCGTAATAAGCTTAGTTTCTTTATGAATGAGCTTGGGTATACACCTTCTTACTTAGTAACTTGCCCAAGTCTTTTCTCATTAAGTTTGGAGAAAAGAGTGAAACCTAGGAACAAAGTGTTGGAGATTTTGAAGGAGAGAATGTTGGATGAAAGAAAGTCTCTTATTACACTTGTTAGTTATCCTGAATTGAGATTTCAAGATTTCTTGAGACGATTTGAGGACAAGATTCCTAGTTTGTATCAAACTTACATTAGTAGCATGAGGTAA